The proteins below come from a single Vibrio diazotrophicus genomic window:
- a CDS encoding polysaccharide lyase family 7 protein, whose protein sequence is MKQILVLTSSLLLSAPALANVANNGVDYPVPADKFDMRNWKITIPSDINEDGRVDEIEGVAMMSYSHSDFFHLDKDGNIVFEVHNKAITTKNSKNARSELRQMARGADFSIDTHDNKNNWALSSHPDADSFSSVGGTLEATLKVNHVSLHAKFPEKYPAHSVVVGQIHAEKDNAQIKAKTGFGHGNEPIKIFYKKFPGHKMGSVFWNYERNLETNDPNRADIAYPVWGYTWENSEEPGDSGIALGEEFSYKIDVQGTMMYLTFETERHDAVKYEIDLSKGIDSKDSPQGYEKDAFYFKAGAYGQCSVQESHPVWGPGCEGTGDFSIDKKNGDYNSVTFSALKLNGH, encoded by the coding sequence ATGAAACAAATATTAGTTCTTACCAGTTCTCTTCTTTTGTCTGCGCCTGCTTTAGCTAACGTTGCTAATAATGGTGTTGATTATCCAGTACCTGCCGACAAATTTGACATGCGTAATTGGAAAATTACCATTCCTTCAGATATCAATGAAGATGGTCGAGTAGATGAAATTGAAGGGGTAGCGATGATGAGCTACTCTCACTCAGATTTTTTTCATTTAGATAAAGACGGCAATATTGTGTTTGAAGTTCACAATAAAGCAATTACGACAAAGAATTCGAAGAACGCCCGTTCAGAGTTGCGTCAGATGGCTCGTGGTGCAGACTTTTCCATTGATACTCACGACAACAAAAACAACTGGGCACTTTCTAGTCACCCTGATGCCGATTCCTTTAGTTCGGTTGGTGGAACTTTAGAAGCAACGCTTAAAGTTAACCACGTATCTTTACACGCTAAGTTTCCAGAGAAGTATCCGGCGCATTCTGTAGTTGTTGGGCAAATTCATGCTGAAAAAGACAATGCTCAAATAAAGGCAAAAACTGGATTTGGTCATGGTAATGAGCCAATTAAGATTTTCTACAAGAAATTCCCAGGTCATAAAATGGGGTCTGTGTTTTGGAACTACGAACGTAATCTTGAAACGAACGATCCAAATAGAGCTGACATTGCTTATCCTGTATGGGGATACACATGGGAGAACTCTGAGGAACCAGGTGACTCTGGAATAGCATTGGGTGAAGAGTTTAGCTACAAGATTGATGTACAAGGTACAATGATGTATCTAACATTTGAGACAGAGCGTCATGACGCGGTGAAATACGAGATTGATTTAAGCAAGGGAATTGACAGTAAAGATTCACCACAGGGATATGAGAAAGATGCATTCTACTTCAAGGCTGGTGCATATGGGCAGTGTAGCGTTCAAGAATCTCACCCAGTCTGGGGACCGGGTTGTGAAGGAACTGGTGACTTTTCCATTGATAAAAAGAATGGAGACTATAACAGTGTGACGTTCTCTGCTTTGAAATTGAATGGACACTAA
- a CDS encoding NAD(P)-dependent oxidoreductase has protein sequence MTKPVIGFIGLGLMGGNMVENLQKRGYELNVMDLNTEAVATCVARGAKKMSSAKELAESSDIVMLCLTTSAVVEKLVYADDGILAGIKESSVLIDFGTSIPASTRKIGADLAAKGAGMIDAPLGRTPAHAKDGLLNIMAAGDIETFNKVKPVLDDQGENVFHLGELGAGHTTKLVNNFMGMTTVCAMSQAFAVADRAGVDRQQLFDIMSTGPSNSPFMHFCKNYAVDGVSDLGFSIANANKDLGYFLEMVSDLGTESKIAEGSSANLQAAFEAGMGNGNVPEIFDYFLNLKK, from the coding sequence ATGACTAAACCTGTTATTGGTTTCATTGGACTGGGTCTAATGGGCGGCAATATGGTTGAAAACCTACAAAAACGTGGATACGAGCTAAACGTTATGGATCTCAACACTGAAGCAGTAGCTACTTGTGTTGCCCGTGGCGCTAAAAAAATGAGTTCAGCTAAAGAGCTAGCAGAATCAAGCGATATTGTCATGCTATGTCTAACCACTTCTGCCGTTGTAGAAAAATTAGTTTATGCTGATGACGGTATTCTGGCAGGTATAAAAGAAAGTTCAGTATTAATCGACTTCGGTACTTCAATCCCAGCTTCTACTCGTAAGATTGGGGCAGATTTGGCGGCTAAAGGCGCTGGCATGATCGATGCTCCACTAGGTCGTACACCTGCTCACGCTAAAGATGGCCTCTTAAATATCATGGCTGCTGGCGACATCGAAACATTTAACAAAGTTAAACCTGTTCTTGATGACCAAGGTGAAAACGTATTCCATCTAGGTGAACTAGGCGCTGGTCACACAACCAAGCTAGTGAACAACTTTATGGGTATGACAACCGTTTGTGCGATGTCTCAAGCTTTCGCAGTGGCTGACCGCGCGGGCGTAGATCGTCAGCAACTATTCGACATCATGTCTACTGGCCCTTCGAACTCACCATTTATGCACTTCTGTAAGAATTACGCTGTTGATGGTGTTAGTGATCTAGGCTTCTCAATTGCAAATGCAAATAAAGATTTGGGTTACTTCTTAGAAATGGTTTCTGACCTTGGAACAGAATCTAAAATTGCAGAAGGTTCATCAGCTAACCTACAAGCGGCGTTCGAAGCTGGTATGGGGAACGGCAACGTACCAGAAATCTTTGACTATTTCCTGAACCTAAAAAAATAA